A DNA window from Arachis hypogaea cultivar Tifrunner chromosome 18, arahy.Tifrunner.gnm2.J5K5, whole genome shotgun sequence contains the following coding sequences:
- the LOC112772893 gene encoding protein CYSTEINE-RICH TRANSMEMBRANE MODULE 9 — protein sequence MSTYTNQQQSPVTAYPAVGKSKSSAPPPPMGYPTKDAPQQSVPVKTTTRGDGFWEGCCAALCCCCVLDCCL from the exons ATGAGTACCTATACCAATCAACAACAATCTCCAg TGACTGCATACCCAGCAGTGGGAAAGAGCAAAAGTAGTGCTCCACCACCACCAATGGGTTACCCCACCAAGGATGCTCCACAGCAATCTGTTCCAGTTAAAACCACCACCAGGGGTGATGGCTTCTGGGAAGGATG TTGTGCTGCATTATGTTGCTGCTGTGTCTTGGATTGTTGCCTCTAA